A window of Rubidibacter lacunae KORDI 51-2 genomic DNA:
GAACCCATGCAAAACAGTATAAGCGGTCCGATGTATTGCTCGACCAAGCTTAATCCTACGCCCCCAGGGGCAACTCACCCGTGCGTACCTTCTGTTAAATCCGACACGTTACTTGCTCATCACGGACATAGACAGGCGATCGCTCTCGGAGTTAAGATAACTTAACACTCTGTAATCTTGAGGAAGTTCCAATGACCGGATTCATCCGCCGCCTGTTTGGCTCCAAACCCAAAGACAACGCGCAACCGCCTCAACAGTTCGTCCAGCGAGGCGAATATTTCCTCGACCCTAACGAGGCTAAAACCTATGGCAATTACGAATACATGAAAAAGTCCTTTGCCATTCGTCACACTTTCCCAAAAACCAAGTCGCGTGAGGCACTCGAGACAGTGGTTGAGGTTTCGAGTGACAAGATGGTCAAGCGCAACTTGTCCGGCGGGTCGCAAGCTGCAGCGAAGCCCGAGTCCAAGCTGGATTCCCGCCCGATTTCGCAACCCGCACCGCGCCGCCGCAGCTCGGATACGGGGATGGACATTTTCCGCAATATGGCACGAGATATTAAGAAGTAGCCGGTCACTCCTTGCCATCTTTGCAGGGGCCGCCTCGTAGACTGCCAGTCGCTATGTTTGAACGGCCGGCAAGCCCGCCGGCCGGGCTATTCTGTCGACAGTAGAACGAGGAATTTAATTGTGGTGCAAGAGCGCGATCGCGAGCACATGGCCCCAACTCAGTACTACCGCTGGCAAGAGTACGGTTGCGCCTACTCGGTGCATTCTGAGTCTCCCCAGGACATTGCTGCACCGCCGGTCGTGCTCGTTCACCCAATCGGCGTCGGGCTGTCCCGGCAATTTTGGCAGCGCTTCTGCATGGCGTGGGGGCAATCTGCCGAGACATCCCCCCCTGTACGCACCCGACCTCCTGGGGTGCGGGGAAAGCGACCTGCCTCAAGTTGCCTACTACCCGGAGGACTGGGCCGAGCAGCTGGCGTCGTTTCTCGAGCAAGTGGTGGAGCGCCCCGCCGTCGCAGTCGTGCAAGGGGCATCCCTGGCGATCGCCCTCGAGTTGGTGGCTCGCTATCCCGAGCGCCTTTGCGGTCTTGTTTTGGGCGGTCCGCCGGCGTGGTCGCTAACCACTCAATCGGCCGCCGAGTGGCAACAGCGTCTGGTGTGGAACGTGCTGGCATCGCCACTTGGGAACGGGTTCTATCGCTGGGCCCGCCGCCGCGAGTTTTTGCGCTCGTTTTCCCAACGGCAATTGTTTGGGCAGTCAGAGGCCGTTGATGCCGAGTGGCTGGACGAATTACAACGCGGCGCAGATGACCCGGCAACCCGTCACGCCGTGTTCGCCTTTTTAGCCGGCTTCTGGCGCCGGGATTACGGTACAACGATCGCCGCCATTCAGCAGCCAACGCTTGTGGTCATGGGCGATCGCGCCTCCAGCATCTCCCGGACGAATGTGACAGAAACGCCCGAGCAGCGGCTTCAGGCTTACTGCAAGTGCCTGCCGAACGGGCGCGGCGTTGTCATTCCCGGTCGTAACGTTTTGCCGTACGAAAGTACGGCGGAGTTCGTTCGGGTCACTGCCGAATTCGCTCGCCAATTGACGGCGGGTGGCTGAGCCAGGTCCATTGGTCGAGACGCAAGCCCCCAGATCGACCCCGGCAACCGAGATTAGAAGCGACCGATGATATTTCATCACACGTTGTTTGGAGCGATCGGGCAACCTACGACGATCGCGAGAGTTGCCGCACCGGCAATGGCTCTGGGCGGCCTGTAGCCCTCGCGAACGCACCCCCTCCTGATTCTCGCTGCAGAATGATTCTGGAGATGGCGGATTTTTCCTCTACAACTATCGAGGTTAGTGAGTCGTGCTCGATTAGCGTGTCGTGCTCTATTTCTGTCTTCAAGACTCATATCCGGTTGCAACTTGGGGCAGTCCTGCCCAGTAAGAGTGGCGCAGGGGCGGAACCACACTTTGCCTTGCTCCCAACTCAGCGCGAGCATCACACTTCAGGCTCCCCCCAGATAGTGGACGCCAATAATGACCATTATTTGTCGGTACTCCATCGACTGCTGACTTTAGTGTTTGCTGCAGTCAGTTCGCTAGTCTTTCGTTTCCATCCAGTTCGGTCCGGCGTGAGCCTCGACGACTAGCGGCACATCGAGGGCGATCGCCTCTTCCATCGTCCGGGCGATTTCCCCTTGCAGTTCGCCCCATTCCAACTCCGGCACCTCTAAGACAAGTTCGTCGTGGACTTGCAGTAGCAACCGTGCTTGATAGGCTCGCAACTGCTCGTGCAGGTTCACCATCGCCACTTTGATGATGTCCGCACTCGAGCCTTGTATCGGTGCATTGGCAGCGGCACGGAGAGATTCTGCATCATTCCGTCCGAGGCGCAGCGAAGCCAAGTCGATCTCGCTCGGATCGGTGCCCCGGAGATTCTGCAGCCGCGAACTTTCGAAGGTGAAGTAGCGCCGGCGATGCAAGATCGTTTCTACGTAGCCGCGTGCAATCGCCGCCCGTTTCTGGTCGTCTAGGTACTGGAACACGCGCGGATAGCGGCTGCGGTAGCGATCGATGAATTCTTTCCCTTGCGCGTTGCTGACTCCAGCCTCGCGGGCAAAACGCTGCGCGCCCATGCCGTAGATGATCCCGAAGTTAATCGTTTTCCCCAGGCGGCGTTCGTCCGGCGTAACCTCCTCTTTCTCGAAAATCAACTGGGCGGTGACAGCGTGGACGTCGCGCCGATCGCGGTAGGCCTCAAGGAGTACGGGTTCCTGGCTGAGATGCGCCAGGATGCGCAACTCGATTTGAGAGTAGTCGGCAGCGACGAGCAACCAACCCGGTTCGGGGACGAACGCTTTGCGAATCTGACGTGAAAAGCTCGTGCGAATCGGTATGTTCTGTAAGTTGGGATTTGATGAAGATAGCCGGCCCGTGCTGGTAACGGCTTGGTTGAAGTCCGTGTAAATGCGCTGGGTTTCAGGGTCGGCCAGTTCGGGAAGCGCGTCAACGTAGGTCGACTTTAACTTCGAGAGCGTACGGTACTCCAACATCGCGTCGATCGCGGGGTGGTCGCCCCGCAGCTTTTCGAGGGTGGCGTGATCGGTGGAATAACCTGTTTTGGTTTTGCGCGACTTGCGGCGATCGAGGTTAAGGCGCTCGAAGAGCACTTCGCTGAGTTGCTTGGGCGAGTTGAGGTTGAATTCCGTGCCGGCAGCTGCATAGGTTTTCTGTTCGATCGCCTGTAGTTTCCCTTCCAGGTCTTGAGACAACTCGCCCAGGTAAGCCGTATCGATGCAAACGCCCGAAGACTCCATATCCGACAGTACGGGTTCGAGAGGCAATTCGACGGTTTCGAACAGCGTTTTGAGTTGGGGAGCCGCAGCGAGTTCCGCTCGCAGTGGGGCGACTACGCGGAAGGTCGTGTAGGCATCAGTGCCGCAATAGACGGCAACCTTAGGGATGTCAAGACAGGCGATCGACTTGCCGCGCGGGATGCCCAGATCTTTGAACGACTGTGTCTCGACCTCCGGACAGTAACGCGCGCCGAGGTCGGTCAGGTTATTACTCGTACTGGCGTTGAGAACGTAGCTAGCCAGCATGGGATCGAAAACAACGCCGCGCAATTTCACGCCCTGGTGCCAAAACACGAGGCGATCGAACTTTGCGTTTTGCAAAACCTTCGGATATTTGGGATCTTCGAGAATCGATCGCAATCCTTCAAGCGCGCGATCGCGATTCAAGTTCTGCCCGATGTCGTGGGCGATCGGAATGTAAGCAACCTCATCGGGATTCTCGCCCCAGCAACAGCCGACGCCGACGAGGTTGGCGTGTCGCGGTTTGAGGTCGTCGGTTTCCGTATCCCAGGCAACGGGCTGAGTCGGGTCGGTAAACTGCTGCAATCGCGCGATGAGTGCGTCCAGTTTTGCGTCTGTA
This region includes:
- a CDS encoding alpha/beta fold hydrolase, whose translation is MLHRRSCSFTQSASGCPGNFGSASAWRGGNLPRHPPLYAPDLLGCGESDLPQVAYYPEDWAEQLASFLEQVVERPAVAVVQGASLAIALELVARYPERLCGLVLGGPPAWSLTTQSAAEWQQRLVWNVLASPLGNGFYRWARRREFLRSFSQRQLFGQSEAVDAEWLDELQRGADDPATRHAVFAFLAGFWRRDYGTTIAAIQQPTLVVMGDRASSISRTNVTETPEQRLQAYCKCLPNGRGVVIPGRNVLPYESTAEFVRVTAEFARQLTAGG
- the polA gene encoding DNA polymerase I, producing MIQSTFPSTSSARGSSNPGASPLFLLIDGHSLAFRSYFAHSRGGEGGLRTSTGIPTSICYGFVRALLHVMEEQQPDSLAIAFDLDVPTFRHEADVAYKADRPETPEDFIPDILNLQELLSALNLPIVTSPGYEADDVLATIAKQGSASGQRVKIVSGDRDLFQLAHPEAGISVLYFDRSASTASGTTEFGPNEVKAKLGITPEQVVDYKALCGDKSDNIPGVKGIGEKTAVKLLIEYGTLDAIYDRLDEIKGATGKKLAAGREEAQHSRYLAQLKFDAPFELDLEDCKLQGFDTEAIVPLLEKLEMRQFLRQIDRLQQRFSGQYQPLERSRSDPEDNFSDAAMEFFTPDETDEFQAQEIFQVIPQIVDTDAKLDALIARLQQFTDPTQPVAWDTETDDLKPRHANLVGVGCCWGENPDEVAYIPIAHDIGQNLNRDRALEGLRSILEDPKYPKVLQNAKFDRLVFWHQGVKLRGVVFDPMLASYVLNASTSNNLTDLGARYCPEVETQSFKDLGIPRGKSIACLDIPKVAVYCGTDAYTTFRVVAPLRAELAAAPQLKTLFETVELPLEPVLSDMESSGVCIDTAYLGELSQDLEGKLQAIEQKTYAAAGTEFNLNSPKQLSEVLFERLNLDRRKSRKTKTGYSTDHATLEKLRGDHPAIDAMLEYRTLSKLKSTYVDALPELADPETQRIYTDFNQAVTSTGRLSSSNPNLQNIPIRTSFSRQIRKAFVPEPGWLLVAADYSQIELRILAHLSQEPVLLEAYRDRRDVHAVTAQLIFEKEEVTPDERRLGKTINFGIIYGMGAQRFAREAGVSNAQGKEFIDRYRSRYPRVFQYLDDQKRAAIARGYVETILHRRRYFTFESSRLQNLRGTDPSEIDLASLRLGRNDAESLRAAANAPIQGSSADIIKVAMVNLHEQLRAYQARLLLQVHDELVLEVPELEWGELQGEIARTMEEAIALDVPLVVEAHAGPNWMETKD